TGATTTTTCCTAGGTAAATCGACTGTGAGGTCTGTTGCATTGCTTTATCCACCTCATTGCTTTTTGGTGGTCAATGTGTGGCTTCGGAAATGGCGCAAATCTTACTCCATTCGAACGACGGGGGTACCGTACAGGTTGTCAGACCGGCAAATACCATATGTGCAGCGTTTAAACATAGTTAGTCTACGAAAATAATTCACTaatagattctgtttaataaaaatgcaacattgTATCCAAGGCGAATTCTTCCGTACTGACAtacggtaggctaccggtacccttgATTGCATCGGTACCGGTAtgactgtctactattttttggttcgaaatagcagttgGTTGACCCGTACGGTACATTACGGTAACTGTAAGATGCCTTCAACTTGTAGGCTACATCCTTttagtatagatatatagatttcgtgaacgtgacttgcaacaagtaacatacagtattacagctTTCTAATTCTCGCAGCCCCGTGAAGAACACAAAAAGCGAAAAAAGGGGACAAAGATCTGCCTAAACCGCCAGCAACCTGTGCGGAACGCGtccaaagttgtctgagcgactttttAGCGGAGAAggtttgtttacatctgctcgcttgtgattggttgagaATACGGAAGTTTtgatgtcggggaaaggtctatTAACAGCGTATCGCTGGCATATACCAGTAGATAGgtacaggatttacatatttatcccgggggagaggaaagccgataagacggcttatccatatggcgaaccacggcctctcgtccgctTACCATTCcgagtcgggtatgggattagtttttactgtattgtttgtttttggaagcatggacttggtggtggaggaagccgtaaccgaccaccggttacgtgaaccacccaacgacggcgaggagtccagcaatcctctcgcacataaccatccctgcatgggattcgaacctgcgaacccacgcagagtaattagaggtgcggtggcgagcgtattcctaatgcttagcccgttgagccacaccgccgcggcGCCGCCACCGCCACATATTGAATTGGTTATTGGCCCGTTACATTCGAGTATcttttgtttgattatttttGGCCTAAACCTTTTTTGAATtagtttttttgtaatttatttttgtgtgtgtgctGGTGGCAGGGTGggcgggcacatgatatttctcatgtttttaacctttttaaaggttttgctcgccctCCAGAATTATCCATTCAAAATTTCtgtatattacagtattatggagTATTCAAATAAACTATATCTATCTATTTAGTAATTAGTAGTCTATGTCTATCTTTCCTTTTAATTTATCttgcatatttttattgaatacgGTATCAGAATATTGgtatagaactgtagaaagatataataaaaattgtttatatttaaacaGGCATtagaattgttatatttgagtatttAGTTACTAATCTGAGCAAGGTTGACGTGACTGATTATGAATGAAGAttacataaaacaaacaaatttaacaCAAGCCAGTTTGCTTATGACATCACTCGATAGCTTGAGAGAGCAAAACATTCTCTGCGATTTCAATGTCAAAGTTGGTGACAAATCATTCCTTGCTCATCGCTGTGTCTTGGCAGCCTCATCAGGATACTTTAAAGCAATGTTTTCAAGAAAAATGAAGGAATCTCGTGATGGTTTTATTAATATGAAAGATGTTGATCAAAATGGGATTTCCCAATGTATAGAGTTCATGTATAAACTGATAAAGGAGgagcaaatttgaaaatggaatacgTTCAACAAATCCTGCAAGCATCCAACCTGTTACAAATGGTTAGTTTGACAAACTTTTGCTTCCATTACTTGGAAACCAATCTGTCTCGAATCAATTGTCTTTCTGTCATCAACTTGGCTCAAGCATACGATCGTCATGATGTAAAAGAACAAGCAGAACATGTGCTGATCACTAATTTCAAATCAGTAATTTCCTCCGAGATGTTCCCGTTTATTATCAAGCCAGATCTCCTGCGTTACATAAAAGTTTCAAATGTAAGTTATCAAACATCATGGCAAGCTATGATAACATGGGCAAGAGCAAAAGATGAACATGCAGAGAGATGTTTTGGCGATCTTGTAACAGTCATCAATATCCAGACTTATCCTTTCAAGTTTCTTCTGGAGACAGTGTTAGAAGAACCACTGGTGAAAAGTAATAACATTGCAAAGAATTCAGTCATCACTGTATTATTCTCTAATATGGCTGAAAGTCATCGCTGAAGAATATGACTGAAACTCATCAAGTTCCTAATATAAACGCAGTTAGCTATGTGTTAAATAGATTCATGGAAATCAACTTTGAACAACTCATTGAGAAAGGGGAATTCTgtgatattcaaaaaaatgatataattaCACTTTTCAAATCAGCAAACACGAAATATTCCTCTGAGACTGTTAAATGGCAAGCCGCTTTAAAATGGGTTAGACATGACATTCGTAACCGAGAGCAATACTTCCATGAACTTTCCAGTCTCCTGAGAATGCATTGCTTTTCGCTGGAATATCTAAAAGATAGTATACGATTTGAAAATCTGGTTCAAAAGTCTGAAAAATGTAATGCTCTACTGATGAATGAGTTCATACGCCGCCTGACTACAAAACCCAGAGAGAACCCTTCTCAGATGCAGAACGCTGGGGCAGGTAGGGTTGCGAtactaaaatatgaaagttCTAAGAATAAGTTCTatttagggatgggcaatgtagaataatttactattctagaatagttgaatcgaatccagaataccgaatcctattctattttcatacttattcaaatagtgggaatttctacattgctggatttagatggtgaaaaattacaaatgtattacttagtataaatgtattatctatttggaaagtcctgaacattggatttcatttgatactaaacaggcagttcccaggacaatgaaatttaggaatattacaatattttttgccttcaattattccaaatgtatgtaatccctaaatactaataaatactgatatgctaaattaagacacgctttacacactttaatagtaagcggttaaatacaaaatagacatgaaacggcgttaaatcattattaatgtaagtctgccgagtatactaaaacatacccgatgagaattaattagatgctgaaccagcgtgtggccactgcaacctatgcgccgttgtaaaatattaaatttaaccactatcaattaaaatctgtgagagcaagacacgtaaaaccaagttcccgtaaacgcgatttcgtacttagttattaggtaataacatctgaacatcaaacgtgcgtctatcttgaacgatagaaatgttatcattaatcattatctacccagacttagccctactcaaattcaatacgtcactatcttcgccagatgtggcaacttttttcaaaatttatcggcgactaaaatactacagacactcgatcaaacgtgcgtctatcttaaacgatagaaatgttatcattaatcattatctacccagacttagccctactcaaattcaatacgtcactatcttcgccagatgtggcaactattttcaaaatttatcggcgactaaaatactacagacactcgatcaaacgtgcgtctatcttgaacgatagaaacggaccgaaaaatatgtaatcttttgagagtgaaatttaaatgtgacagttGTTtgcgttttgcgatataactttgtatttcggaaaatggtataataaaattattcgtaaataatatttgatctaaattaatggcgaataatgttataacatttaactcctggcttttggtttacgtgcatcatttttttgggaaaactcgtaggtcgcgaaaaattatttaatttaaaatgaggcaaggcacgtctgtaaacaaaaattgttgcattcagattatcggaatatcaccagtaagtcggcacaaataacgctagctagatagcaacgaaggaaaacgcaaaaatggtgagTCCTCGCCGTGAGGTTATATTACCGACCtcttgtcctgaatatgccgattgaaattacagtgtttgatgtttaccgattaacgggttctttgcgagcagacgcaagtttaattaaacgagagagatttccacgcgagaaaaacgctcgtctataattgataaattagaaacccgaaatacaaaaattgacgattggcgccggagaggcggaaaccgaatcctgttatcggatcccgttggattcgaatactttgggattcgaatcctccggattcggtattctatttTGCCCATCCCTAGTTCTATTAGAATACAAACAAATTTGGTCGAAATGATAATAACTTATTTTCTAGAATCAGATGTATCGTACTGGATATTATGTCCTTTAtcatttcaacaaaattatcaCTAGAAATGTGAAAGGTTTATTACACGATAAATCTATTCGAAAAGGAAAATAGTTTGTAAACCTATGAAGGACATTTGTGTACTGCAGGCCTGAGTGCTGATGCGCTGATTATTGAACTTGacctaatttaaaataataacatatattcataatttattacgaattcaaaaatgtcatttttaaatattatctaTAGATAATAATTTAAACTCATTGATGGTGAAGATCATATGAGTcacatgcccaccacctcaacCAGGGTGCAATAAATTGCATAGGCAATGCCTGAATGCCGGAACGGAAGATTTTGGTCTTTTTGAATATCAATTACATTGATTACATATCATTGGCTGGTTACACAGCCTTCTTATTGCTACTGAGCACAGGCATATTTGAAAGCAATGATGAATAGAAGTCCCTCAACTTGAGTCAATCACGGATCTAAGTGATAATTAGTTGAGTACAAATCTGAGtcatttaggataggataggattcaaatatttatctcgggggagaggaaattTGAGAGCAGACGGCTTAACcctatggtgaaccacggcctctcgtccagttaccattccatgtcgggtatgggattagtcagttACTTGTTTtgggaagcatggacttgatggtggaggaagccgtaaccaaccaacggttacgtgaaccaccctacgggggcgaggagtccagcaatcctcgcacataaccatccctgcacgggattcgaacccctgtagggtaatcagaggtgcggtggcgagcgtatcccTAACGtgtagcacgatgagccacactgcTGCGCGCTTTCATTTAGATGACTCAAGGTACACTAAGTCATGATGACTTTAATTCAATTTAgtcaatgatttattttaaaaagcttGGTAATCTTACAATATAAGCTTTGGTGGTTAATTTTACAAAGTTATTTTTTGGAAATCAACATTTGCAGGCACTTTCACAACTGTTACGCCTTCCAATAGCCTGAAAATCATTCAAAGACAGCCAAGCAATGGAGTCATGTTGGAAAGAGTTTTGGGAGAATCGCTTCCCGGCTACAAGCAATGGCCAACACGGGAACTTGTATTCTCTTTCCAAGCTGGGGAAATGATGgtgagaaaatttaaaaattcagcgctccggaagtatgtgcaccaggatggtacacaacctgaaccctaacctggtacacatactatgttcaggttgtgcgccatcttggtgcacatacttctggagcaccgaaaaTTCTCAACTTATATTATCTCTTAATTGTAAATTCATGTTTATGCAATAACTAAATGCAGTCCTATTTTTATTCTTAGTCCCTCTGTTTTATTGTTAGTGAAATTGATGAGTgggcaatatttttattcttgatctgtctgttatattattgataaaattaaTGAGTCAGCATTACCAATTACCATTATCAATTGCAAAGAAAAGtgtaaaaaaacaatttagtccactaatatttgataatttttccatTCTCTCTTCTTTCATGATCCAAAGGTCCATATAAttcaggggtctcaaactcaatttacctggGAGACGGAGTCTGAGTGAGTCCGGGTCGCATcaggttttccacaataaaagcatAGCTTAGAAAGTTAAATCTTCTTTCTCTATTCTTCTATACGCAAAACATAAATGTTAGTAGTTCCGCGATGGACCTTGTTAGTTTTcggttgtgtttcagaaattcaagtatGAATTAAAGAACCCAATGATCATTCTGATGACTTGGGCGTCGTAGCTTaaaattgcagtaatcaaaaattagtctagaaatagcagtGATACCTAGGCTAAACTTCTCTACCAGTACTATTGAAAaacaggttgttgaatgttttgaatccaAATGATTATGTGAAACATATACCCCAGTTTATAGACTTCAACTCGCGAAGCCACCTTTAAACTAAGCACCAAGAAATTTGCAATGGTGAcgtaaaagaaaattttttgggggtcTAAGGTCGGGAATAGGTCCATGGAATATCATGCCTACAGGTACAGTACTAGTaggttaccgtaccgcatatgCCTTCCGGGGAAtagattatgaaatattttgtttcgctCTACGTGTCCTGGTTATATATTAAATGCATCGATCACTCTTACTGAGCTGAGTGACTTacgggccgcactaacattaaactttcataccaagacgggggccacaaactatcgTCCTGCGGGCCGCGAGTTCGAGACCTCTGATATAATTGATCTATATCTTTGAATTCCCTTACCCCCAAATTGGAATGAATATCAAGccaaataaattgtaaaaataactTTCTATTCATAGGGGAAGCTATACAAAGCTCAAGAGTTTGTTTCTTACCTACCTGACTCGCATGAAGGATGGAAAGTTCGTTATCTCATAAACAAAGCTTTTCAAGCTGGAATACTCTTTGGAGTTGAAGAAATTTCACAACAAGATGGAAGATTAATATGGAATCCTGACATTCCCAGCAAAACCAACAAAACAGGAGGAATTGCAAAGTaagtttttttactgttttacataataataaaaattgtcattgaagactaataaaaattatgtaaaaCTTGCCAGATATTATGAACTAAACTACATGCTTATTTATAATGAAGATAATGACCGCCGCATCTATGCACTTCAAAACCACGAAGTTGAATATGAAGAAAATATAGTGTGGTTTCTTTTTAGTAGAAAAAGCTCCCAATGCTTTGAATTTTATCCATTCCCACCAGACTGGCACTCGTATATAATGTTATTTCACATCCTCAGCATAACAATGACTTACATATTATTTGTGCATTCAGGCTTAAATAATAATGCACCATCTGATTGATACCTGTCAGACTAGAATActatttattgtatattactcaTATTGTCAAATGGTAAATTTAAACCAACTAAGCTAGTCCTGGAAAGGTAATTTAATTTGctcttttttttactttatttcaaTGTGATTTTTCAATAGCCTGAAAGGATTGACATGGACTCTGATCTGACTGGAGATCTAACGTATCTAACCTGTGTAATCAATAAATAACTGATGCAATACCTCTAAATTTAATCttggttttttgttttttttagcAATGGATATCCTGACTTGAACTATTTCCAGAATCTGCGTGATGCTCTGAATGCAAATGGAATAGAGTAGATATTGTATCTGGACAGCTTATATAAAATACTATTCTCGCATCATGATGACCCAATCTAAAATAAAGGCAGTCATTGATATATAGGGATCTATTATCTTTTCAGATCTGCATTACCCAGCCAATCTATTACACATTGGGTGAGGTGAAGAACATTGGATTTAAAGCCGGTATTTTTCAATACCACACTTTTAACACACGCAACTTATCGACGGAAAACTAATCATATATCACATTTTTTTACTACATTTTATTCAACTAAGCGGTTAACATTCGCAGAAAAGCAACAAAATTCTCCCTGAACCGACAGTAATctgcggttgggaaccactgttttctACCTACGACACGGGAagttattgcaaaaatataataCACATTAGTAAGTGCCGGTTAAATCAAACAATAAGTGTTTTTATGCCGCACTCTTCTTTTTATggtttgaataaaattacatACACTAcgtttgttatattttgatttggttTTAATGACGATGTAAAGCATGTAAAAGTTTCGATAGTGTGTATGCCACACTTTGATGGTCGTATATCTAGTATCTACTGCTCGTGAGTGTATATTACCATCGAAAAGAGAGGTTATCCTGTTTTTTCTCGTTTGTggtcctaacctggtacaactggagatgtaccgataccaatTAAAAACGCCGATATCACAAAACGACtgatattccgatactatgtaaatattacctcAAGTGTGCAGGGCAGTCGGGTTAAAACACTAGTCTTTGAGAATTCTTCATgttacacattatttcagattgaaaaaaggATATAATACATcataagaaattgatgtttgggatTCAGATGCGTTAATTAATTTCGATGCATTGTGTACTGaagctagtaatctcggtgttcaattagaaaactcatagccagggatgtccaatttgaatttgatACTAATaacgcgaccttcgaatatcgcccacacatCGTAGAGCCGCCGTCCACGTTttacttgaaaacatttcacatacgatatatttcgttttatgttttatcgtaATCGTGCGTCGCGACAATAAATTACAGCCAACATTAGAGGATTTCAATCAGCGCTGGCTAGAATACCTATAACACGTCGAGGATGTTtctgattttaatatttcataatatatcgCAAATATTATCGTATATTTTGAGATAGTCTGGGCGGCCTAGGCAATAAATATATGAGGAAATTGtatagttaaacaaaattaaaattattggaatcacaatatttaatacctgtgtaggataggataggataggatttacatatttatcccgggggagaggaaagccgataagacggcttatccatatggcgaaccacggcctctcgtccggttaccattccaagtcgggtatgggattagtttttactgtattgtttgtttttcggaagcatggacttggtggtggaggaagccgtaaccgaccagcggttacgtgaaccacccaacgacggcgaggagtccagcaatcctctcgcacataaccatccctgcatgggattcgaacctgcgaagccacgcagagtgattagaggtgcggtggcgagcgtattcctaacgcttagcccgttgagccacaccgccgcgccttgAGAGATAATTGAGTCGAAATTTAGCCCAAAGATGTCgatggactaaatgacactAGCGCTTAACGATAAACAGTCGGAATTAATAACCGTGCCGAAAAGTGCGTATGCAGCAATGCTGTTAATAAAGACGTTTCTACACTATGATTTAAAACTACTTTCACAGAGCAATTTCATTTATATCACACATGCCTTATGACTGCTTTACAATGATAACATTATCAAAGCCTAATTTATATGTCCCTGGATTTTGGGAAAGtggattgattttatttatgagGAGGATTTTACAATCTATTCGGAATTTCagtatcgaaaatatttttagaatgtattcgaaatagtcgaTGGGTATGGCCATCTCTGCTCATAAGATTTTGCTACCAGAgtggtgaaataaataaatgtttagccTGCTTACCTTATCAAATTGATACATTGAGTTAGGCTACGTGCGCAAGATTTTGTTCCAATATAAcgacatattttgtattttacacattAGAAAATCCACatatattcgattgatatatttattcatatataattactatgtaataaaACATCAATATAAAATCTTGGCAGTAAAAATAGCCAAATTTGTTGAGcatttggctgataaataactgAGAACAGGTCAGAATCCCATTCTCGCTTCtactcgcgggggtggggacgtGTATGGCATATAGTTCACGATTCccccaagcaaaaaataatttaaacatcagtattccaacttattttttaaaacattctgagtcatatcaaaaaggtaaacatatcggaaatatcggtattcatttagccgataccgatacactaCGGATGCCGAtgcatcggtacatctctaggtacaactactatgttcaggttgtgcgccatcttggtacacatatatacttctggaggtcccctTTTTCTTGCCATGAatgagtttaaaataaaatatatatcaactaTACTACATACCCGCTTATCAATAATTTACGGCATTGCTGGGTGATATATTTTGGCCTATCTGTTCCTAAATATGAAGTGGATACGCTGCTGGATACGCTGCGACCGCTACTTTTACTTTCCTTAAACGCTTCGAAGCAACGTTCATTCTATCTAATACCTCCAAGCAGTTATCGGTTGGTGCTTGTCTGAGTTCGTGATGGAATTGGTATAAGCAcgaaatacataaataaaacaGATTATTAGCAATTTAGATATCTCGCTAAGTCAAAAAATCAAAAGAGCCAATATAAGACAATAAACAGCTTCAGTATTgaccacagaaattttcaagTGTACCCTACAGAAATGATATGGTAATACAGTATAGTAGCAGTTACAGTATATCCCGTGATATACAATTTCTTAAACTAATATTACCTAAAACGTATCCTTTGTTTTCTTCAATTTATTTCGTGTTAAGCATAACCATATGGCACCGCTCAGACAAAATATAATCGAGGCAACAACgagttgataaaaaatatttaccaggAGGTTGTGAAAACATATTGGTGCCCTGGTTTGTAACTACGATGTCAGAATAGGTCTCATGGCGTTCGCTCGTTTTGCGGAATCCCGATCGTCAGTTCAAGTATTTTGATAAATGCCGGATAGGCATGTAGCAGATAAATGGAAATACGTTTAATAATGCTGCAACTACACTTCATTGCTTTGACAATTTGCAAAATGTCTGTGGTTTGCTATATATTACTAGCTTTCTATTCAgggctgccatcgatatgaacccCAAAATAAGGACATCAGGGGAAACATGATAATAAGATAAGAACGAACGAAATGTATTCATGCCAGTGCAACCCGTGTCTAATAATACTTTGCCTAGAAAGGATTCCTCCAGCAGTTCTTTATTCCTAGAAACAACCTGTTCCATCTCACTTttaagttgtattttgattcaGGTTACACGAACTGATTTTGGCCGGTaggctattgttttgtcattgtgtcaattaatttgctgttattacgTAA
This genomic interval from Styela clava chromosome 15, kaStyClav1.hap1.2, whole genome shotgun sequence contains the following:
- the LOC120333651 gene encoding uncharacterized protein LOC120333651 isoform X1, whose translation is MTETHQVPNINAVSYVLNRFMEINFEQLIEKGEFCDIQKNDIITLFKSANTKYSSETVKWQAALKWVRHDIRNREQYFHELSSLLRMHCFSLEYLKDSIRFENLVQKSEKCNALLMNEFIRRLTTKPRENPSQMQNAGAGTFTTVTPSNSLKIIQRQPSNGVMLERVLGESLPGYKQWPTRELVFSFQAGEMMGKLYKAQEFVSYLPDSHEGWKVRYLINKAFQAGILFGVEEISQQDGRLIWNPDIPSKTNKTGGIANNGYPDLNYFQNLRDALNANGIE
- the LOC144411791 gene encoding kelch-like protein 3; amino-acid sequence: MEYVQQILQASNLLQMVSLTNFCFHYLETNLSRINCLSVINLAQAYDRHDVKEQAEHVLITNFKSVISSEMFPFIIKPDLLRYIKVSNVSYQTSWQAMITWARAKDEHAERCFGDLVTVINIQTYPFKFLLETVLEEPLVKSNNIAKNSVITVLFSNMAESHR
- the LOC120333651 gene encoding uncharacterized protein LOC120333651 isoform X2; the encoded protein is MTETHQVPNINAVSYVLNRFMEINFEQLIEKGEFCDIQKNDIITLFKSANTKYSSETVKWQAALKWVRHDIRNREQYFHELSSLLRMHCFSLEYLKDSIRFENLVQKSEKCNALLMNEFIRRLTTKPRENPSQMQNAGAGTFTTVTPSNSLKIIQRQPSNGVMLERVLGESLPGYKQWPTRELVFSFQAGEMMGKLYKAQEFVSYLPDSHEGWKVRYLINKAFQAGILFGVEEISQQDGRLIWNPDIPSKTNKTGGIAKSALPSQSITHWVR